In the genome of Paenibacillus pabuli, one region contains:
- a CDS encoding carbohydrate ABC transporter permease — MYYKTKGYRLFSIFNYIFLGVLSLLCILPIIHILAVSFSSMAPASSNLVSFWPIGFTTDAYVKTFGNSNFINSLLVSVKRTVIATIIGMVIMLLTAFPLSKEDISFKGRSIYTWFFVFTILFSGGLIPSYILIQKLGLMDTIWALILPGALSVWNVILMMNFFRGLPKELEEAAYLDGAGHIKTLALVYVPLSMPAIATLSLFTMVGQWNSWFDGMIYMSDVKNYPLASLLQTIIVQQDLSKINVDPSMLENVSQRTVRAAQIFIGALPILLVYPFLQRFFVKGIVIGAVKE, encoded by the coding sequence TTGTATTACAAAACAAAAGGCTATCGATTATTCAGCATATTCAATTATATCTTTCTCGGCGTATTATCGTTGCTGTGCATATTGCCCATTATTCATATTTTGGCCGTCTCGTTCAGCAGCATGGCGCCAGCCTCATCCAATCTCGTCAGCTTCTGGCCGATTGGATTCACCACCGACGCTTATGTGAAGACATTTGGCAATTCCAATTTTATTAACTCCTTGCTGGTCTCGGTGAAACGAACGGTGATTGCAACGATTATTGGCATGGTCATTATGCTGCTTACGGCATTTCCGCTCTCGAAGGAAGATATCAGCTTCAAGGGCCGCTCGATCTACACATGGTTTTTCGTTTTTACCATTTTGTTCAGTGGGGGCCTGATCCCCAGTTACATTTTGATTCAGAAGCTGGGACTTATGGATACGATCTGGGCACTGATTCTGCCGGGAGCACTGTCCGTATGGAATGTTATTCTGATGATGAACTTCTTCCGCGGTCTGCCCAAGGAACTGGAGGAAGCAGCCTATCTGGATGGAGCGGGTCATATCAAAACCCTGGCGCTGGTCTACGTGCCGCTGTCCATGCCAGCGATTGCTACACTTTCCTTGTTCACCATGGTAGGTCAGTGGAATTCCTGGTTTGACGGCATGATCTATATGTCGGACGTGAAAAATTATCCACTGGCTTCCTTGCTGCAGACCATTATCGTGCAGCAGGATCTTAGTAAAATCAACGTTGATCCGTCCATGCTGGAAAACGTATCACAGCGTACGGTTCGCGCAGCTCAAATCTTTATAGGGGCTTTGCCTATTTTGCTGGTGTATCCATTTTTACAACGCTTTTTCGTAAAAGGCATCGTCATCGGGGCAGTGAAAGAATAA
- a CDS encoding ABC transporter permease, translating to MQRNWSLHLMLVPAVLLAIIFQYIPMGGIVIAFQDFKPYLGFTESKWVGWDNFKYLFLYPDVGQVIWNTLVIAFFKIIAGLIAPFLFAVLLNEVRLVAFKRVSQTLVYLPHFLSWVILGGILLDILSPQGGMVNQLIVALGGQPIFFLGDGTWFRITLILSDVWKEFGFGTIVFLASLSGINPALYEAAEVDGANRFKQTLHITFPALMPITIVLMTLSIGNILNAGFDQVFNLYNPLVYDKGDIIDTFVYRLGILNGKMSFATAVGLFKSVVATILIVISYRLAYKLANYRVF from the coding sequence ATGCAACGAAACTGGTCCTTGCATTTGATGCTTGTTCCGGCGGTTTTGCTGGCAATCATTTTTCAGTACATACCAATGGGAGGCATTGTCATTGCTTTTCAGGATTTCAAACCTTATCTGGGATTTACCGAATCCAAATGGGTAGGTTGGGATAATTTCAAATATTTGTTCCTGTATCCGGATGTGGGGCAAGTGATCTGGAACACACTGGTGATTGCATTTTTCAAAATTATTGCCGGGTTAATTGCTCCGTTCCTTTTCGCCGTTCTGTTAAACGAAGTTCGTCTGGTCGCTTTCAAAAGGGTCAGTCAAACACTCGTATACCTTCCGCACTTTCTGTCCTGGGTTATCCTTGGCGGGATATTGCTGGATATTCTCTCTCCGCAGGGAGGTATGGTAAACCAACTGATTGTTGCACTGGGCGGTCAGCCAATATTCTTTTTGGGAGATGGAACATGGTTTCGGATAACACTGATTTTAAGTGATGTGTGGAAGGAATTTGGTTTTGGCACAATTGTATTTTTGGCTTCTCTCTCGGGCATCAACCCGGCATTGTACGAAGCGGCTGAGGTGGATGGAGCGAACCGGTTCAAACAGACACTGCATATTACGTTTCCTGCGTTGATGCCGATCACGATCGTACTGATGACCCTTTCCATCGGAAATATTCTGAATGCGGGATTCGATCAGGTGTTCAACCTGTACAATCCGCTTGTGTATGACAAAGGCGACATCATTGATACGTTCGTATATCGACTCGGTATCCTGAACGGCAAGATGAGCTTTGCCACAGCTGTAGGATTGTTCAAATCGGTGGTGGCGACAATTCTGATCGTTATTTCATATCGACTCGCTTACAAACTGGCTAACTATCGCGTGTTCTAG
- a CDS encoding sensor histidine kinase: protein MLFARLNVFTKITLLFVMLLILVLFLYTYSNRESVRVIEHEIQNNTMNHLSTFADSVESNIYQLSLYGISIGQDSSIQEYQRPDYKDIPYERVKVGSAILEKINLYNAASKWHSTITLYFPRLQKVISTDYYAYIPYRKDEFSKPLSKSWAYTHEQFEWYTTDPTTAMDTPGKSRLITKISFPVHHLIAMLDQNKLNNKGDPFMFHPDLGLISNSSSNDTLNAIQSKLKVTELSGKGGFTATLDHTEYYVSYIQSGSLGWYYVDYVPMQQILGPITNSRNLFYASIAVLIAMSVVVLYVLYRSVQLPLLQLVKGTNRLSTGDFSVRLHYTSRNEFSLLFARFNIMAQRIQELIENVYEEQLRRREATLKQLQSQINPHFLYNCLFYIKNMARMKNEKAVVAMALNLGEYYRYITRSENDQATIKEELTMVKNYLEIQALRLERMHFTIDVPDDMLHKTLPRLTLQPIVENAIIHGIEPRTEDGHITITGHHTDELSTITVEDSGRGMTENQMQELTNNLHKPLDGSMGCGTWNVHQRLSFLYGERAGLSYEHGSRGGVKVSITWYNNINE from the coding sequence GTGTTGTTCGCCCGTTTGAATGTCTTTACTAAAATCACGTTGCTGTTTGTCATGCTGCTCATCCTGGTGTTATTCCTCTACACTTACTCGAACAGAGAAAGTGTGCGTGTGATTGAGCACGAAATCCAGAATAATACGATGAACCACCTATCCACTTTTGCCGATTCGGTAGAATCCAATATTTACCAACTATCACTATATGGCATATCCATTGGACAGGATTCCAGCATTCAGGAGTACCAGCGTCCGGACTATAAAGATATCCCATATGAACGTGTCAAGGTTGGAAGCGCTATTCTTGAAAAAATAAATTTGTATAACGCCGCCAGCAAATGGCATTCGACGATTACACTGTATTTTCCAAGGTTGCAAAAAGTTATTTCCACGGATTATTATGCTTATATCCCATACAGGAAGGATGAATTTTCCAAGCCGCTTTCAAAATCCTGGGCTTATACACATGAGCAGTTTGAGTGGTACACTACGGACCCCACAACGGCTATGGATACTCCGGGAAAATCCAGACTTATCACCAAGATCAGTTTCCCGGTACATCATTTAATCGCTATGCTCGATCAGAACAAGCTGAATAACAAAGGTGACCCCTTTATGTTCCACCCCGACCTGGGCTTAATAAGCAACAGCAGCTCAAATGACACCTTGAATGCAATCCAGTCCAAGCTCAAAGTGACGGAACTTTCGGGTAAAGGCGGATTTACCGCGACCCTTGACCACACGGAGTACTATGTCTCGTATATTCAATCGGGCAGTCTTGGATGGTACTACGTGGATTATGTACCGATGCAGCAGATTTTAGGGCCCATTACAAACAGCCGTAATCTCTTTTATGCTTCCATCGCCGTTCTGATTGCCATGAGTGTGGTGGTGTTATATGTACTGTATCGCAGTGTGCAGCTCCCATTGCTTCAGCTTGTTAAGGGAACGAATCGATTATCGACTGGAGATTTTTCCGTTCGTTTGCATTATACTTCTCGTAATGAGTTCAGTTTGTTGTTTGCACGATTCAACATCATGGCCCAGCGGATTCAAGAGCTGATCGAGAACGTTTATGAGGAGCAGCTTAGAAGACGTGAAGCTACGCTGAAGCAGCTGCAATCACAGATTAATCCGCATTTTCTGTACAACTGTCTCTTCTATATCAAAAATATGGCAAGAATGAAAAATGAAAAGGCCGTTGTGGCGATGGCACTTAATTTGGGTGAGTATTACCGTTACATAACCAGATCGGAGAATGATCAGGCAACGATCAAGGAAGAGCTTACGATGGTGAAAAATTACCTGGAAATACAGGCGCTCAGGCTGGAACGAATGCATTTTACGATTGATGTGCCAGATGATATGCTGCATAAAACATTACCCCGATTAACCCTGCAGCCGATCGTTGAGAACGCTATCATTCACGGCATCGAACCTCGTACAGAAGATGGGCATATCACGATTACAGGCCATCATACGGATGAATTGAGCACGATAACCGTGGAGGACAGCGGACGGGGTATGACAGAAAATCAGATGCAAGAGTTAACAAATAATTTGCACAAACCGCTTGACGGCAGCATGGGATGCGGGACCTGGAATGTTCATCAGCGTTTGTCTTTTTTGTACGGTGAACGAGCGGGTCTGAGTTATGAACATGGGTCACGCGGCGGAGTCAAAGTGAGCATCACATGGTACAACAATATCAACGAGTAG
- a CDS encoding carbohydrate binding domain-containing protein has product MKKGLACLVAGSMIVSLTAPATVGAEQGKQQTAAEQVQASSLLLSPYKDLKGHWAENAVMRMKNMALTKGYADGTFRPSERISRAEFVVMLDRAFGFTGGPETAAFADVNETDWYYDAVTRASGSGIIQGTDETHLSPQLPITRQDAAVMADRAFQLSTGSESEQLGSAFSDEQDVAEYARKALGYFVHNKIVNGDNGKLAPQSAITRAEAAMLISSLIADIKDVPGTYESKVDGNLIVRSADVTLKNTTVNGNLLLTEAIGEGTVTLDGVTVSGSVIVKGGGSHSIDIQNSKLKRIVVDKSSSPVHIEMTGTTEVEEMLVVRKATIELSAESSVDTLKVSSKARHTTIDSKGKIKLLDVEADNVLFNGKAVTTGKHSDINAPGTGQTEQPKPDAAGNSGGGSSSSNAGGGGGSSNSGGQTPSVPGTPSGEKPVPATTIPDEQWEMVWNDEFNGSAVDASKWTVQDTELVYNNELQYYSPNNTRIVKDGNRNVLQIEAKREQKGSKNYTSGKLITKEKGDWTYGKVVVRAKLPVQQGMWPAIWMMPTDEAHYGGWPASGEIDIMELIGGKNKDHEVYSTIHYDAVKADGSHGHDQGKFTLPAGESFADDYHDFQVEWLPGMIRFYVDGKLHHQVNDWQTTAAGQPESYTFPAPFDRPFYLILNLAVGGDWPGSPENEFVSEKMNVDFVRVYSYKKINDWPDVTSSPMEPERQRAPQADGNEIYNERFAEGSDGAGVPNEWKFITNAGGAGAVEIVDDEQKGKAAKVTISKAGTESYSVQLTQMPMYLKKNKKYKVEFDGKASVNRDIRSKVTQFEKSWTNYSGEKTFSLTTEWQPFEYTFNMRNGADNNARFEFNLGLDEGTVLLSNVRLTELGEADPVPVERKALPDGNYVYNGTFDQGKERLGFWSKQIQPDAEAQISVNNFLKFPIMERQLVVDVKQTNGEPDQVAVVQPDMKLEGGATYGFSFDAKADVSRTMNVELSTAEGHDVQIHQGQLIQIGQEMKNYTGEIVIGEGPAAATSELKLLFGSSAGKVYVDNVRLTKRGKPVSIQKYAHIPATEAWLMQGLQLENSDEGGKHVSYMDEGDLLQFKIDGANDGVYVFSTRMASAKADSKVRFSIKDEQGTIVATSQLVLGDTGGWQTYKTVYLPAVSLKAGAVYYVNFEGNEYNTRWLDVSQNILQNGELTSDRTSWELIPPDLAVSHGEDRGISITLPGTNENWWEVLLQQGNLLLEGRKTYRLSFEASATAPKSMEVVVSQGNGEDTKYMDETVNLTETKQSYVYTFGMGEQGDSAALLNFGLGTAAAGEHNVSIQNVMLYEVNPGADQGGQPVHVNLIPNGDFAKGSEGWFKHSDGNSAELEFQVANQKLQAQIGQAGTNPWDRQVINEGFAIQQGYKYKLTFKAKADKPRKMGLGIGWVDVPAGYAWHGFFGEQVDLSTTEREYTFIFDTTEPSYANSRIVFDMGNISGVEDGNTAIMLSDVSLIHMGPTQ; this is encoded by the coding sequence GTGAAAAAAGGGTTGGCTTGTCTCGTAGCAGGAAGCATGATCGTTTCACTAACCGCTCCGGCAACAGTCGGAGCAGAACAGGGTAAGCAGCAAACAGCTGCGGAGCAGGTGCAGGCATCAAGCCTGCTTCTGTCCCCGTACAAAGATTTGAAAGGTCATTGGGCCGAGAACGCTGTGATGCGTATGAAGAACATGGCACTAACCAAAGGTTATGCAGACGGTACATTCAGACCGAGTGAACGTATCAGCCGCGCCGAGTTCGTTGTGATGCTGGACCGGGCATTCGGATTCACAGGTGGACCTGAAACGGCAGCATTCGCAGATGTAAATGAAACAGACTGGTATTATGACGCTGTCACACGGGCTAGTGGATCAGGCATCATTCAGGGAACCGATGAAACCCATCTCTCGCCGCAGCTTCCAATCACGAGGCAGGATGCTGCTGTGATGGCCGATCGTGCATTTCAGCTATCGACGGGCAGTGAGAGTGAGCAGCTTGGGTCTGCATTTAGTGATGAGCAGGATGTGGCCGAGTATGCCAGAAAAGCGCTGGGATATTTCGTTCACAATAAAATTGTAAACGGAGACAACGGGAAGCTTGCACCGCAGTCAGCTATTACAAGAGCTGAAGCTGCTATGCTGATATCGTCGTTAATTGCAGATATTAAAGATGTTCCAGGCACATACGAATCCAAAGTGGATGGCAATCTGATCGTACGCTCAGCAGATGTGACATTGAAAAATACAACCGTTAACGGTAATCTGCTGCTCACAGAAGCGATTGGTGAAGGAACAGTAACCCTTGACGGTGTGACTGTAAGTGGAAGTGTCATCGTGAAGGGCGGAGGAAGCCATTCGATTGATATTCAGAACTCCAAGCTGAAGCGTATTGTAGTGGACAAGAGCAGCAGTCCTGTTCATATCGAGATGACAGGCACAACAGAGGTTGAAGAGATGCTGGTTGTACGTAAAGCAACAATCGAGCTGTCTGCCGAGAGCTCCGTTGATACATTAAAAGTAAGCAGCAAGGCTCGTCATACGACGATTGATAGCAAAGGGAAAATCAAGCTGCTTGACGTAGAAGCGGATAACGTTTTGTTTAACGGGAAAGCGGTTACAACAGGCAAGCACAGTGATATCAATGCACCTGGAACGGGTCAGACTGAACAACCCAAGCCAGATGCAGCAGGTAATTCAGGTGGCGGCAGCAGCAGCTCCAATGCAGGCGGTGGTGGCGGGTCCTCCAATTCTGGTGGACAGACACCTTCCGTGCCTGGTACACCATCGGGCGAGAAACCGGTTCCGGCGACTACAATTCCGGATGAACAATGGGAAATGGTCTGGAATGATGAATTTAATGGCTCTGCTGTAGATGCTTCCAAATGGACGGTACAGGATACAGAGCTAGTCTATAATAATGAACTGCAATATTACAGTCCGAACAACACACGTATTGTAAAGGATGGCAATCGTAACGTACTGCAGATTGAAGCGAAACGGGAGCAAAAGGGCAGCAAAAACTACACTTCCGGCAAATTGATCACCAAGGAAAAAGGGGATTGGACTTACGGTAAAGTTGTCGTTCGGGCAAAGCTGCCGGTGCAGCAGGGCATGTGGCCAGCCATCTGGATGATGCCTACGGATGAAGCGCATTATGGCGGATGGCCGGCTTCCGGTGAGATCGATATTATGGAGCTGATCGGTGGCAAAAATAAAGACCATGAAGTGTACAGCACCATCCACTATGATGCCGTCAAGGCTGACGGTTCGCACGGGCATGATCAAGGCAAGTTTACTCTTCCTGCTGGCGAGTCCTTTGCAGATGATTACCATGATTTTCAGGTGGAATGGCTGCCTGGCATGATTCGTTTCTATGTGGATGGCAAGCTTCATCATCAGGTGAATGATTGGCAGACGACTGCAGCAGGTCAGCCGGAGAGCTATACCTTCCCTGCACCCTTCGACAGACCGTTCTATTTGATCCTCAATCTCGCGGTGGGCGGAGACTGGCCGGGATCACCTGAGAACGAATTTGTCTCCGAGAAGATGAATGTTGACTTTGTTCGGGTGTACTCTTATAAAAAAATAAATGACTGGCCGGACGTGACTTCCAGTCCAATGGAGCCTGAACGACAACGTGCTCCGCAAGCAGACGGCAACGAAATCTATAATGAACGCTTCGCTGAAGGCTCCGATGGAGCCGGGGTGCCAAATGAATGGAAGTTTATTACAAATGCAGGCGGAGCTGGTGCAGTTGAAATCGTTGACGATGAACAGAAGGGCAAGGCCGCGAAAGTGACCATCTCCAAGGCGGGCACCGAGAGTTATTCCGTACAATTGACGCAAATGCCGATGTATTTGAAGAAAAATAAAAAGTATAAAGTAGAGTTTGATGGCAAAGCATCCGTTAACCGTGATATTCGTTCCAAAGTAACACAATTTGAGAAAAGCTGGACGAATTACTCCGGTGAAAAAACCTTCTCATTGACCACCGAATGGCAGCCGTTTGAATACACATTTAATATGCGGAATGGCGCAGACAATAACGCTCGATTCGAATTCAATCTGGGCCTGGATGAAGGGACAGTCCTGTTGTCCAATGTCAGATTGACGGAGTTGGGAGAGGCTGATCCAGTCCCTGTGGAGCGGAAGGCACTGCCGGATGGCAATTATGTTTATAACGGTACGTTTGATCAAGGCAAGGAGCGACTGGGCTTCTGGTCCAAGCAGATTCAACCTGATGCTGAAGCACAGATTTCCGTTAACAATTTCCTGAAGTTCCCGATCATGGAGCGGCAGCTCGTGGTTGATGTGAAACAAACGAATGGGGAGCCTGATCAAGTAGCTGTCGTTCAGCCTGATATGAAACTGGAAGGCGGCGCAACCTACGGATTCTCTTTTGATGCCAAGGCCGATGTATCTCGTACGATGAATGTGGAGTTGTCTACCGCTGAGGGTCATGACGTACAGATACATCAAGGACAACTCATTCAGATTGGTCAAGAAATGAAGAATTATACGGGTGAGATTGTGATTGGAGAGGGCCCGGCTGCAGCAACGTCTGAACTGAAATTATTATTTGGCAGTTCTGCAGGAAAAGTCTACGTCGATAACGTTCGCCTGACGAAACGGGGAAAGCCTGTATCGATCCAGAAGTATGCACATATTCCTGCAACAGAAGCGTGGCTCATGCAAGGCTTGCAACTCGAAAACTCCGATGAAGGCGGCAAACATGTCAGCTACATGGACGAAGGTGATCTGCTGCAATTCAAAATAGACGGGGCGAACGACGGGGTGTACGTCTTCTCCACACGGATGGCAAGTGCCAAAGCTGATTCAAAAGTTCGATTCAGTATCAAGGATGAACAAGGTACAATCGTGGCCACCTCACAGCTGGTGCTTGGAGATACAGGTGGCTGGCAGACTTACAAAACCGTATATTTACCAGCGGTTTCCCTGAAAGCCGGGGCAGTCTATTACGTTAATTTTGAAGGGAATGAATATAATACACGCTGGCTGGACGTCTCGCAGAACATACTTCAGAACGGGGAGTTGACTTCAGATCGAACTAGTTGGGAATTGATCCCTCCTGATCTCGCGGTATCCCATGGAGAAGATCGAGGCATTAGTATCACTTTGCCGGGAACAAATGAGAACTGGTGGGAAGTGTTATTGCAGCAGGGGAATCTTTTGCTGGAGGGAAGAAAAACGTATCGTCTAAGCTTTGAGGCATCAGCAACCGCTCCAAAATCCATGGAAGTGGTAGTGTCGCAGGGGAACGGCGAAGACACAAAGTATATGGATGAAACGGTAAACCTGACAGAAACCAAACAATCATATGTGTATACCTTTGGGATGGGGGAACAAGGGGATTCAGCTGCCTTGTTGAACTTTGGTCTCGGCACCGCTGCGGCTGGAGAGCATAACGTATCCATTCAAAATGTAATGTTGTACGAAGTGAATCCTGGTGCGGATCAAGGGGGACAGCCGGTACATGTCAATCTGATTCCGAACGGCGACTTTGCAAAAGGCAGCGAAGGATGGTTTAAACATTCTGACGGGAATAGCGCAGAACTGGAATTCCAAGTTGCGAATCAGAAGCTGCAAGCTCAAATCGGTCAGGCGGGAACTAATCCGTGGGACCGACAGGTTATAAATGAAGGTTTTGCAATACAACAGGGATATAAATACAAACTGACGTTCAAAGCCAAAGCGGATAAACCGCGCAAAATGGGCCTAGGCATCGGTTGGGTTGACGTTCCCGCAGGATATGCATGGCACGGATTTTTTGGTGAACAAGTGGACTTGTCTACAACGGAACGGGAGTATACCTTCATATTTGATACTACCGAGCCAAGCTATGCGAACAGCCGCATCGTGTTTGATATGGGCAACATTAGTGGTGTCGAAGACGGGAATACAGCGATTATGTTATCGGATGTGAGCCTCATCCATATGGGGCCAACCCAATAA
- a CDS encoding ABC transporter permease produces MQAKLAADAIPLSKKRNSWIRTIQKYKVMYALLLPALIYFAVFKYIPMAGILIAFKNYNLALGVWDSPWVGFKNFTDFMNGVYFWDIMKNTIVISLYKLLFGFSAPILLALLLNEVHTQWFKKIVQTITYLPHFLSWVIVYGLMVALLAPGDGLFNMILKESGFQPISFLTEPAWGRLLVITSEIWKDIGWGAILYLAALAGIDPSLYEAARMDGASKWRQLWHITLPGIRGVIILMLILKLSHILDAGFDQIFMFANTFNQEKIDIIDTWVYREGLERLKIGLATAVGLFKAVIGFALVLAANKLAKKFDGQIW; encoded by the coding sequence ATGCAAGCGAAACTGGCAGCGGACGCCATTCCCCTCTCCAAAAAACGGAATTCATGGATAAGGACGATCCAAAAGTACAAAGTGATGTATGCGCTCTTATTGCCAGCCTTAATTTACTTTGCCGTATTCAAATACATTCCTATGGCAGGAATCCTGATTGCTTTTAAAAACTACAACCTGGCTTTGGGCGTATGGGATAGCCCGTGGGTGGGGTTTAAGAATTTTACGGACTTTATGAACGGCGTTTATTTCTGGGACATCATGAAAAATACGATTGTTATATCGTTGTATAAGCTATTGTTCGGTTTCTCCGCTCCCATCTTACTTGCTTTACTGCTCAATGAAGTTCATACCCAATGGTTTAAGAAAATCGTACAAACCATTACTTATTTACCCCACTTTCTGTCTTGGGTCATTGTATATGGATTGATGGTAGCATTATTAGCCCCTGGCGATGGCCTTTTTAATATGATTTTGAAGGAAAGTGGCTTTCAGCCCATTTCATTTCTAACGGAGCCTGCTTGGGGAAGATTGCTGGTCATCACATCTGAAATATGGAAGGACATTGGATGGGGAGCGATACTGTACCTCGCCGCATTAGCAGGTATTGATCCAAGCTTATATGAAGCGGCTCGAATGGATGGCGCTTCCAAATGGAGACAGCTCTGGCATATCACTTTACCAGGCATTCGAGGAGTCATTATTCTGATGCTGATCCTCAAATTGAGTCATATTCTGGATGCTGGATTTGACCAAATATTCATGTTTGCCAACACCTTTAACCAGGAGAAGATCGACATTATCGACACATGGGTATACCGTGAAGGGTTGGAGCGTCTTAAGATTGGCTTGGCTACTGCTGTAGGATTGTTTAAAGCTGTCATTGGATTTGCTTTAGTGTTGGCAGCGAATAAGCTCGCCAAAAAATTCGATGGGCAAATTTGGTGA
- a CDS encoding response regulator: MLQILLVDDERSVVETLAETIPWESCGISTVHEALSGAVALEIMENHDIDIVITDIRMPEMSGIDLITTIHEKWPHVQTILLSGFADFEYAKQAMAQESFDYLLKPVSDEDLIETVQRLVDRIKQKWETAASYQRALHAFQDNLPLLQSTMLHELLTGKTYSPSALADKLELLELPYSIGEELGMLVIRMEEHLSEMGDHDLSLMQYAISNIISEVMQHHFHIWHTRDVHDYLVVLVSVKKGAVQSMNKEEKPQTLLEDYAAQIQTNVQLYLKGAISISVSHWGKFPYEIGAIYESAVRSMRKRMGQAQGLFITASDDKDVHPLPAIRSLYNPPTLISLLEAGRFDAVEQKIEVIFEELLESGQHHDIAETTIEVYHALAGAFAYIIHKNGKQISSVLPAETYKYFQAPVYATAQQLKDWSIRTLYSISEDAEQELKDNHSTIVRSVKSFVDQHLASDVSLPAIAEHVHLHPVYLSKVYKTETGEALTAYVYRLRMEKAAYYLRSSSTKVFEIAELVGYNNTAYFIRVFKKFYDLTPQEYRENLPV; encoded by the coding sequence ATGTTACAAATTTTATTAGTAGACGATGAACGATCCGTCGTAGAAACACTGGCTGAAACGATCCCTTGGGAAAGCTGCGGAATCAGTACGGTGCACGAGGCATTATCCGGTGCTGTCGCACTTGAAATTATGGAAAACCATGATATCGATATTGTGATCACTGACATTCGTATGCCAGAGATGTCCGGTATTGATTTGATTACGACCATTCACGAGAAGTGGCCTCATGTGCAAACCATTTTACTGTCGGGTTTTGCCGACTTTGAATATGCCAAGCAAGCGATGGCTCAGGAGAGCTTTGATTATTTGCTGAAACCCGTGAGTGATGAGGACCTGATTGAAACCGTGCAACGACTGGTCGATCGGATCAAACAAAAGTGGGAAACCGCCGCATCCTATCAACGGGCTTTGCATGCGTTTCAGGATAATCTGCCACTGCTGCAGTCCACCATGCTTCACGAATTGCTTACAGGCAAAACCTACTCTCCTTCTGCGCTGGCTGACAAGCTGGAGCTGCTTGAACTGCCCTACTCCATTGGCGAGGAGCTCGGCATGCTGGTCATTCGCATGGAGGAGCATCTGTCCGAGATGGGAGATCACGATCTGTCACTGATGCAGTACGCCATTAGCAATATCATCAGTGAAGTGATGCAGCATCATTTTCACATCTGGCACACACGGGACGTGCATGATTATCTGGTGGTTCTGGTCAGTGTTAAGAAGGGCGCAGTGCAGAGCATGAACAAAGAGGAGAAACCCCAGACATTGCTAGAGGATTATGCGGCGCAGATTCAGACCAATGTTCAGTTGTACCTCAAAGGGGCCATCTCGATCTCCGTCTCCCATTGGGGCAAGTTCCCTTATGAGATCGGAGCAATCTATGAAAGTGCGGTTCGGTCCATGCGGAAGCGTATGGGTCAGGCACAGGGGCTGTTTATCACCGCATCTGATGACAAGGATGTACATCCCCTGCCTGCCATTCGATCCCTTTACAATCCACCGACATTGATCAGTCTGCTGGAAGCGGGACGGTTTGATGCGGTAGAGCAGAAAATTGAAGTTATTTTTGAAGAATTACTGGAGTCAGGACAGCATCACGATATTGCCGAAACAACCATTGAGGTCTATCACGCGTTGGCCGGAGCTTTTGCTTATATCATTCATAAGAATGGCAAACAGATTTCTTCTGTTCTGCCTGCTGAAACCTATAAGTACTTCCAAGCTCCTGTATATGCCACAGCACAGCAGCTGAAGGACTGGTCCATACGAACACTATATTCGATCAGTGAGGATGCTGAACAAGAGCTGAAGGACAATCACAGCACCATCGTTCGAAGTGTCAAAAGCTTTGTGGATCAGCATCTCGCATCAGATGTCTCACTCCCGGCAATTGCCGAGCATGTTCACCTGCACCCGGTATATTTGTCCAAAGTGTATAAAACCGAGACCGGCGAGGCGTTAACAGCTTATGTATATCGATTGCGGATGGAAAAAGCAGCATATTATTTGCGCTCGTCCAGCACCAAAGTATTTGAAATTGCCGAGCTTGTCGGATACAACAACACCGCTTATTTCATTCGGGTGTTCAAGAAGTTTTACGATTTGACTCCACAGGAATACAGAGAGAACCTGCCTGTTTGA